In Papaver somniferum cultivar HN1 chromosome 1, ASM357369v1, whole genome shotgun sequence, a genomic segment contains:
- the LOC113313054 gene encoding zinc finger protein CONSTANS-LIKE 8-like, with the protein MASNSLFSSDHIFSSEFSQIPPVSVSVEESLESSLMWNQEFILPSSEKNGYTNNDPIILPSNDLTFSSNFDGVLPFPEQLKILPMTDYVPEPILMTSNEFDVGLSDYNSTGNNSLQHQYQKAAEFLHFQQPDHELSAYSDEELLFNKTYSENVFGPRFDHAAGYFGDHNIWEMHHNLQGNYNSTSSFQSSSVEEPKVRRYTKEERNDRILKYLKKKNQRNFNKTIKYVCRKTLADRRIRIRGRFARNNEYPEELSATSTTKNNTNDHEEEDKYHYSHGPYFQNSTPETKLNIELEDEEWLREAVNNLMYLPIFD; encoded by the exons ATGGCTTCAAATTCTCTTTTCAGTTCAGATCACATTTTCTCATCAGAATTCAGCCAAATACCTCCGGTTTCTGTCTCCGTCGAAGAAAGCTTGGAGTCCTCTTTAATGTGGAACCAAGAATTCATACTTCCATCATCTGAGAAAAATGGGTACACAAATAATGATCCAATAATACTTCCATCAAATGATCTCACTTTTTCCTCGAATTTCGACGGTGTTTTACCATTTCCGGAGCAGCTCAAAATTTTGCCGATGACAGACTACGTACCGGAGCCAATATTAATGACTTCGAATGAGTTCGACGTTGGGTTGTCGGATTACAACAGTACTGGTAATAATAGCCTTCAACATCAATATCAAAAGGCCGCCGAGTTCTTACATTTCCAGCAACCAGATCATGAGCTTTCTGCTTATAGTGATGAAGAATTGCTATTCAATAAGACGTACAGCGAAAACGTATTCGGACCGCGTTTTGATCATGCAGCTGGTTATTTTGGTGACCATAATATATGG GAAATGCATCATAATCTTCAAGGTAATTATAACTCTACGTCGTCATTTCAGAGTAGTAGCGTCGAGGAGCCGAAAGTGAGACGTTATACCAAAGAAGAAAGGAACGATCGAATTCTCAagtatttgaagaagaaaaaccaaCGAAATTTCAATAAGACAATCAAG TATGTCTGCCGGAAAACATTGGCCGACAGAAGAATTCGAATCCGAGGAAGGTTTGCGAGGAACAATGAATACCCTGAAGAATTGTCGGCAACGTCAACTACTAAGAATAACACTAATGATCATGAAGAGGAAGATAAATATCACTACAGTCATGGTCCATATTTTCAAAATAGTACTCCCGAGACGAAGCTCAATATCGAGTTGGAAGACGAGGAATGGTTACGCGAAGCTGTGAACAATCTCATGTATTTGCCCATTTTTGACTGA
- the LOC113313060 gene encoding LOB domain-containing protein 4-like, giving the protein MMKENNINTSNNLNNGGYRKGGGGGGAGAGAASPCAACKLLRRRCAQDCVFAPYFPADEPHKFANVHKVFGASNVNKMLQELPMHQRGDAVSSMVYEANARVRDPVYGCVGAISSLQQQIDVLQTQLAIAQAEVVHMRMRSQTSSSITNLTINSSATNEQQAASALWSC; this is encoded by the exons ATGATGAAAGAGAATAACATTAACACAAGTAATAACTTAAATAATGGTGGGTATAGAaaaggaggaggtggtggtggtgctggtgctgGAGCAGCATCACCATGTGCAGCATGTAAGCTTCTTAGGAGAAGATGTGCACAAGATTGTGTGTTTGCTCCTTACTTCCCTGCTGATGAACCTCACAAATTTGCTAATGTTCACAAAGTTTTTGGTGCTAGCAATGTCAACAAAATGCTTCAG GAATTACCGATGCATCAACGAGGCGACGCGGTGAGCAGTATGGTATACGAAGCGAACGCGAGAGTCCGCGACCCGGTTTATGGGTGTGTAGGTGCAATATCATCACTGCAACAACAAATTGATGTTTTGCAAACTCAACTAGCAATTGCACAAGCTGAAGTTGTTCATATGAGGATGAGATCACAGACATCATCATCAATTACTAATCTCACTATTAACTCATCGGCAACAAATGAACAACAAGCTGCTTCTGCTCTTTGGTCTTGTTAA